A genomic region of Elephas maximus indicus isolate mEleMax1 chromosome 10, mEleMax1 primary haplotype, whole genome shotgun sequence contains the following coding sequences:
- the KNSTRN gene encoding small kinetochore-associated protein isoform X4, whose translation MAAPEAIGQDSIFRTTWLPTEAESHSLPPSYRKFPFETEAADSVPGAAVTSERLLNEIEEDCRPERRAPGVQPCRLVTMTSVVKTVYTLQPPSVLSGGLPADKQSRATSKSLLPVKSKEVDITRLFHSGSSENDVTKIIKPRRETGQMKAADPALKKNIRKSYKPLSKQKSEEELKDKNQLLEAVNKQLHLKLTETQGELKDLTQKVELLEKFQDNCLAILESKGINPGSETLAAQQESTTDHIDSMLLLETLRDELKLFNETAKKQMEELQVSARGTPLLQ comes from the exons ATGGCAGCTCCTGAAGCCATAGGCCAGGATAGTATTTTCCGTACAACATGGCTGCCTACGGAAGCCGAATCTCATTCCCTCCCGCCCAGCTACCGGAAGTTTCCATTTGAAACGGAGGCGGCGGACTCGGTCCCGGGTGCGGCAGTTACTTCAGAGCGTCTTTTGAACGAGATCGAGGAGGACTGCAGGCCGGAGCGGCGGGCTCCCGG GGTCCAGCCGTGCCGCCTCGTTACGATGACCAGCGTAGTTAAGACAGTGTACACTCTGCAGCCCCCCTCTGTGCTGAGCGGCGGCCTGCCCGCAG ACAAACAATCTCGAGCTACTTCTAAAAGTCTATTACCTGTTAAGTCCAAAGAAGTAGACATTACCAGACTTTTTCATTCAGGCAGTTCAGAGAATGATGTTACAAAAATCATCAAACCAAGACGAGAGACTGG ACAGATGAAAGCTGCAGACCCTGCCCTTAAGAAGAACATCAGAAAGAG CTACAAACCACTGAGTAAGCAGAAATCAGAGGAGGAGCTAAAGGATAAGAACCAGCTCTTAGAGGCAGTCAACAAGCAGTTGCACCTGAAGTTGACTGAAACTCAG GGAGAGCTGAAGGACCTGACTCAGAAGGTAGAGCTGCTGGAGAAATTTCAGGACAATTGTTTGGCAATTTTGGAGAGCAAGGGCATCAACCCAG GAAGTGAGACCCTGGCAGCACAACAGGAATCCACTACGGATCACATAGACTCAATG CTGCTGTTAGAAACTTTGCGAGATGAGCTGAAGCTTTTTAATGAAACAGCCAAAAAGCAGATGGAGGAGTTACAG GTAAGTGCCCGAGGCACCCCGCTCCTCCAGTAA
- the KNSTRN gene encoding small kinetochore-associated protein isoform X3 yields the protein MAAPEAIGQDSIFRTTWLPTEAESHSLPPSYRKFPFETEAADSVPGAAVTSERLLNEIEEDCRPERRAPGVQPCRLVTMTSVVKTVYTLQPPSVLSGGLPADKQSRATSKSLLPVKSKEVDITRLFHSGSSENDVTKIIKPRRETGQMKAADPALKKNIRKSYKPLSKQKSEEELKDKNQLLEAVNKQLHLKLTETQGELKDLTQKVELLEKFQDNCLAILESKGINPGSETLAAQQESTTDHIDSMLLLETLRDELKLFNETAKKQMEELQDRVRCKNHMEECQYKVEEKSRSTARG from the exons ATGGCAGCTCCTGAAGCCATAGGCCAGGATAGTATTTTCCGTACAACATGGCTGCCTACGGAAGCCGAATCTCATTCCCTCCCGCCCAGCTACCGGAAGTTTCCATTTGAAACGGAGGCGGCGGACTCGGTCCCGGGTGCGGCAGTTACTTCAGAGCGTCTTTTGAACGAGATCGAGGAGGACTGCAGGCCGGAGCGGCGGGCTCCCGG GGTCCAGCCGTGCCGCCTCGTTACGATGACCAGCGTAGTTAAGACAGTGTACACTCTGCAGCCCCCCTCTGTGCTGAGCGGCGGCCTGCCCGCAG ACAAACAATCTCGAGCTACTTCTAAAAGTCTATTACCTGTTAAGTCCAAAGAAGTAGACATTACCAGACTTTTTCATTCAGGCAGTTCAGAGAATGATGTTACAAAAATCATCAAACCAAGACGAGAGACTGG ACAGATGAAAGCTGCAGACCCTGCCCTTAAGAAGAACATCAGAAAGAG CTACAAACCACTGAGTAAGCAGAAATCAGAGGAGGAGCTAAAGGATAAGAACCAGCTCTTAGAGGCAGTCAACAAGCAGTTGCACCTGAAGTTGACTGAAACTCAG GGAGAGCTGAAGGACCTGACTCAGAAGGTAGAGCTGCTGGAGAAATTTCAGGACAATTGTTTGGCAATTTTGGAGAGCAAGGGCATCAACCCAG GAAGTGAGACCCTGGCAGCACAACAGGAATCCACTACGGATCACATAGACTCAATG CTGCTGTTAGAAACTTTGCGAGATGAGCTGAAGCTTTTTAATGAAACAGCCAAAAAGCAGATGGAGGAGTTACAG gatcGTGTGAGGTGTAAAAATCACATGGAGGAGTGTCAGTACAAGGTGGAagaaaaatcaagatcaacagcccgaggctga
- the KNSTRN gene encoding small kinetochore-associated protein isoform X1, whose amino-acid sequence MAAPEAIGQDSIFRTTWLPTEAESHSLPPSYRKFPFETEAADSVPGAAVTSERLLNEIEEDCRPERRAPGVQPCRLVTMTSVVKTVYTLQPPSVLSGGLPADKQSRATSKSLLPVKSKEVDITRLFHSGSSENDVTKIIKPRRETGQMKAADPALKKNIRKSYKPLSKQKSEEELKDKNQLLEAVNKQLHLKLTETQGELKDLTQKVELLEKFQDNCLAILESKGINPGSETLAAQQESTTDHIDSMLLLETLRDELKLFNETAKKQMEELQALKVKLKTKEEERIRFLEQQNICNNQVNDVTTALEEMEQLLEM is encoded by the exons ATGGCAGCTCCTGAAGCCATAGGCCAGGATAGTATTTTCCGTACAACATGGCTGCCTACGGAAGCCGAATCTCATTCCCTCCCGCCCAGCTACCGGAAGTTTCCATTTGAAACGGAGGCGGCGGACTCGGTCCCGGGTGCGGCAGTTACTTCAGAGCGTCTTTTGAACGAGATCGAGGAGGACTGCAGGCCGGAGCGGCGGGCTCCCGG GGTCCAGCCGTGCCGCCTCGTTACGATGACCAGCGTAGTTAAGACAGTGTACACTCTGCAGCCCCCCTCTGTGCTGAGCGGCGGCCTGCCCGCAG ACAAACAATCTCGAGCTACTTCTAAAAGTCTATTACCTGTTAAGTCCAAAGAAGTAGACATTACCAGACTTTTTCATTCAGGCAGTTCAGAGAATGATGTTACAAAAATCATCAAACCAAGACGAGAGACTGG ACAGATGAAAGCTGCAGACCCTGCCCTTAAGAAGAACATCAGAAAGAG CTACAAACCACTGAGTAAGCAGAAATCAGAGGAGGAGCTAAAGGATAAGAACCAGCTCTTAGAGGCAGTCAACAAGCAGTTGCACCTGAAGTTGACTGAAACTCAG GGAGAGCTGAAGGACCTGACTCAGAAGGTAGAGCTGCTGGAGAAATTTCAGGACAATTGTTTGGCAATTTTGGAGAGCAAGGGCATCAACCCAG GAAGTGAGACCCTGGCAGCACAACAGGAATCCACTACGGATCACATAGACTCAATG CTGCTGTTAGAAACTTTGCGAGATGAGCTGAAGCTTTTTAATGAAACAGCCAAAAAGCAGATGGAGGAGTTACAG GCCTTAAAGGTAAAGTTGAAGacgaaagaagaagaaaggatccGGTTCCTAGAACAGCAAAACATATGTAACAATCAAGTGAATGATGTTACAACCGCCCTTGAAGAAATGGAGCAGCTATTAGAAATGTGA